The DNA window GGGCCCATTGCAGGGGGTGTACCAGCCAGGTCGGCGCGACCGAACAGGCCAGGTTCCCAGGGGAAACGAGCGATCGGGGGATGATCCGTGCGGACACGGGGGCGATCTCATGGATCACCCCCCGCAGGGCATCGGCGAGGGGGGCCGCGCGAAGGGCGTCACCGGGCGGAGGCCCGCGTCCTCGCGAGGAACAGCGGGAAACGACGAACGGCGCTGGCGCTGCCGAGGTGGTGGGAGGGCCTCACCAGGGATGATCCGGAAGATCGCCCCCTTCCTTTCAGCGTTCCCAGGGGATCGGACGGATCGCCCTGGGCCCCAGCACGGAGGGGGCGCCGCGCGGGGGTCTCCGCGGCATGGGCGCGACTTGACCCGGCACGTTGCGCAATCCCACCATGCAGGTGTGGCGTTTGCGTGTCCCAGGTGCAGCCTCCCCATCGCCGACGCGGACCTCCGTCGTGGGCCGCAGGGGGCGCCTTGCCCGCGGTGTGGCGTGGGGGTGAGGGGGCTGGTGCGCATGCCCGGCAGCCCTCCTGCGCAAGGGCCGCTCCGGGCGCCGAGGCCCGTGGAGATCCAGATCCACCACGAGCAGCCCACGTTCCAGGGCCATGACACGTACCGGAGCGTGCAGACGCAGATCGGGACGTCGATCGCGCTGACCCGTCGCTGGTTCGAGCCACGCTTCTCGATCTTGCTCCTCTTCACCACGATGTGGGCGGCGGCGATGATGCGCGTGCTGATGCACCTGCTCGCAGGGGCGCCGACCTTGCTCGTGCTGCTGCCGATCCTGCACCTGGGGGCGGGGAGCGGGATGATCTACTACGCGCTCGCGAACCTCCTGAACCGCTCCCGGATCACGCTCGCCTCGGGGCTGTTGACCATCTCCCACGGCCCGCTGCCCTGGGCTCCTGGCTGCGTGGTCGCCGCCCGACGGATCCGGGATCTGCGGCTGGTGCAGGTCGAGGGCCGCCACGGTCGCAGCGCCTACGCGCTCGAGGCCACGCTCGACGATGGCAAGGCCGTGCGCGTGCTGAAGGGCCTCCCCAGCCGGGAGCAGGGGGCGTTCCTGGAGCAGACGCTCCAGGACGCGCTGGGGCTGTCGGAGCAGGCGTTGCTGCCGCCCGTCGGCGCGCGCTGCTTTGCATGACGTGCGGTGTGGGGCTGGTCGGTGTGTAGCGCGGCATGGTGAGCGCATGCTCCGGGTGAAGCGCGCGCGCGGCCTGGCCTGTGCGGAGAGCGCGTTGCGGTGATCTTTCGGGTTTTGCGCGGTGAGCGGTCGCGGTAGACCAGCCCGCCGTCGCCCGAGGAGTCCGTCATGCCCAGCACCGTCTCGACCTTGTTCGCGCGCTTCGTGGCTCCCGCCGCGCTGGCCGTCGTCGGTCTCACCACCGGCTGCTCGTCGTGGCGGCTCTCGGAGCCGGCGCAGGCGCCGATCGCGCCGATGGCGGCGCCTCCCGAGGGGATGGCGAAGATCTGCGTCGTGCGTGCAGACGAGGCGGCCCACGAGGTCACGTTCCCCGTGCACGACAACGGGGTGCTCGTCGGCGCCACGCGGGGGCCGGGGCATTTCTGCTACCTGGCGGAGCCCGGGCACCATGTCGTGGAGAGCGCGGCGGACGAGGTCGCGACGGCGACGATCGATGCGGCACCCGGGGGGCGCTACACCCTGCTCCAGGAGGTCGAAGACCGGCTCGGCCACGTGACGTGCAGGGCCTCCTGGGTCGGCGAGAAGGAGGCGCGCGAGCACGTGACGGCGACGCCGTATGCACAGCTCGTGGGGGTGCCTTCGGAGGAGAAGCTGCCCGAGGCGGTGCCGCGTGCGGCGGCGATCCGGCGCTGAGGTCGCGTGGCTGCAGCGTGATGCAGGACGCCGGTCGTGGGCCGGCCGACGTTGTCACGATGCTGGCGAAGGAGTAGGAGTGCCGGCCTGCGTCGGCAGCCTTCGGGACGAGCGAAGGCGCTCCGCGTCCTCTCTTCGGTGCTCATGAAACAGGAAATGCGAGGCGCTGCGGCGTGGGCCGACCTGCTCGCCGAGGGCCGTCTGCCACGGTTCGCGCTGATCTGCCTCGGGGTCTGGCTCAACGCGGCGGACAGCCTGGTCACCGCCACGATCATGCCGACGGTCGGCCTCGATCTGGGGGGCTATTCGCTCTTCAGCTGGGCGGTGGCGGGCTTCCTCGTGGGTGCGATCCTGGCGGGGGCCTCCGCGGGCCGCCTGTCGGAGATGATGGGGCTCAGGCGGGCGACGGTGGTCTCGGGGCTGGTGCTCGCGGCCGGGTGTGTCGTGAGCGCGGCGGCGCCAGGGATCTGGGTGTTCCTGTTCGGTCGGTTCCTGCAAGGAGTCGGCAGCGGGTGGATGTCGGGGCTGTCGATGGTGGCCATCGCGTTCCTGTTTCCCGACCGGCACCAGGGGCGCGTCTTCGCGGCCGCCGCGGCGGTGTGGGGCGTCGCGACGGTGCTGGGTCCGCTGATCGGTGGGCTGCTCGCCGAGGCGGGATCGTGGCGGACGGTGTTCTGGCTGTTCGCGGTGCAGGCCGTGCTGTTCTCGCTGGCGGCGCGCCTCCTGCTCAAGGCCGGCGTGGTGCCCGGGCGGCCGTCGCGCGTGCCGTGGCGGCAGCTCGGTGTGCTGTGCCTCGCGATCGCAGCGATCGCTGGCGCAGACGTGAGCAAGTCGCCGGGGGTCACGTTCGCGTTCGTCATGGTGACCCTCGTCCTGCTGTACTGGTTGCTGCGCATCGATCGCGGGGCCGAGACGCGCCTCTTGCCGCGCGTGGCTTCGGACCTCGGCACGATCTGTGGCTCGGGGTATGCCGCGATGTTCGCGCTGACCGCCACGTCGGTGGGGTTTCTGATCTACGGCCCGGCGCTCTTGCAGAAGCTCCACGGG is part of the Chondromyces crocatus genome and encodes:
- a CDS encoding MFS transporter; translated protein: MKQEMRGAAAWADLLAEGRLPRFALICLGVWLNAADSLVTATIMPTVGLDLGGYSLFSWAVAGFLVGAILAGASAGRLSEMMGLRRATVVSGLVLAAGCVVSAAAPGIWVFLFGRFLQGVGSGWMSGLSMVAIAFLFPDRHQGRVFAAAAAVWGVATVLGPLIGGLLAEAGSWRTVFWLFAVQAVLFSLAARLLLKAGVVPGRPSRVPWRQLGVLCLAIAAIAGADVSKSPGVTFAFVMVTLVLLYWLLRIDRGAETRLLPRVASDLGTICGSGYAAMFALTATSVGFLIYGPALLQKLHGLSPLGAGYAVAVHAMAWTLAAFAAAGASGRAADRWIRLGVSCVLAGPVLLAIVMRDASVPWVVAAAAIMGAGFGFSSALMNRRVLTALPDEDRAVGSSALMAVRLTGEAIGAAVTGAVANLAGFGAGLTTGSARSVAVWIFVAAIPPAAAGALAAWRMTGLVPPVRLGEPSPTA